Proteins encoded in a region of the Cinclus cinclus chromosome 19, bCinCin1.1, whole genome shotgun sequence genome:
- the LRRC8A gene encoding volume-regulated anion channel subunit LRRC8A isoform X3, giving the protein MIPVTELRYFADTQPAYRILKPWWDVFTDYISIVMLMIAVFGGTLQVTQDKMICLPCKWVTKDSCNDSVRGWTVAAPERTYYNTSLVPSADSGPTGIRYDLDRHQYNYVDAVCYENRLHWFAKYFPYLVLLHTLIFLACSNFWFKFPRTSSKLEHFVSILLKCFDSPWTTRALSETVVEESDTKPAFGKMNGSMDKKSSTVSEDVEATVPMLQRTKSRIEQGIVDRSETGVLDKKEGEQAKALFEKVKKFRTHVEEGDIVYRLYMRQTIIKVIKFILIICYTVYYVNNITFDVDCKVDIESLTGYRMYRCAHPLATLFKILASFYISLVIFYGLICMYTLWWMLRRSLKKYSFESIREESSYSDIPDVKNDFAFMLHLIDQYDPLYSKRFAVFLSEVSENKLRQLNLNNEWTLEKLRQRITKNSQDKLELHLFMLSGIPDTVFDLIELEVLKLELIPDVTIPPSIAQLTSLKELWLYHTAAKIEAPALAFLRENLKSLHIKFTDIKEIPLWIYSLKTLEELHLTGNLSAENNRYIVIDGLRELKRLKVLRMKSNLTKLPQVVTDVGVHLQKLSINNEGTKLIVLNSLKKMVNLTELELIRCDLERIPHSIFSLHNLQEIDLKDNNLKTIEEIISFQHLHRLTCLKLWYNHIAYIPMQIGNLTNLERLYLNRNKIEKIPTQLFYCRKLRYLDLSHNNLTFIPPDVGLLQNLQNLAVTANRDQAELSWSSASFHCHTSRPFLLLARSVPG; this is encoded by the exons ATGATTCCAGTCACCGAGCTGCGCTACTTCGCTGATACTCAGCCAGCCTATCGCATCCTGAAGCCGTGGTGGGACGTCTTCACGGACTACATTTCCATTGTGATGCTGATGATCGCAGTGTTCGGAGGGACGCTGCAGGTCACCCAGGACAAAATGATTTGTTTGCCCTGTAAATGGGTTACCAAAGACTCTTGCAATGACTCTGTCAGGGGATGGACAGTGGCAGCCCCGGAGCGTACCTACTACAACACTAGTCTTGTTCCCTCTGCCGATTCGGGGCCTACCGGGATCCGATACGATCTGGACCGGCACCAGTACAACTATGTGGATGCCGTGTGTTACGAGAACCGTCTTCACTGGTTTGCCAAGTATTTTCCTTACCTAGTGCTGCTACATACCCTCATATTTCTTGCTTGTAGCAACTTCTGGTTCAAGTTCCCGAGGACCAGCTCCAAGCTGGAGCATTTTGTGTCTATTTTGCTTAAGTGTTTTGACTCTCCATGGACAACGAGAGCATTGTCTGAGACAGTGGTGGAAGAGAGTGATACCAAACCAGCATTTGGGAAAATGAATGGCTCCATGGACAAGAAATCCTCCACAGTCAGTGAGGATGTGGAAGCCACTGTTCCCATGCTGCAGAGAACAAAGTCTCGAATTGAGCAAGGGATTGTGGACAGGTCTGAGACTGGTGTCTTAGACAAAAAGGAAGGTGAGCAAGCCAAAGCACTCTTTGAGAAGGTGAAAAAGTTCCGTACTCACGTGGAAGAGGGAGACATAGTTTATCGCCTGTACATGAGACAGACCATAATCAAAGTAATCAAGTTCATTCTGATAATTTGCTATACTGTGTACTATGTCAACAACATAACGTTTGATGTAGACTGTAAAGTGGACATTGAGAGCTTGACTGGCTACAGGATGTACCGCTGTGCTCATCCTTTGGCCACTCTCTTCAAAATCTTGGCTTCTTTCTACATCAGTCTGGTGATTTTCTATGGTTTGATCTGCATGTACACGCTGTGGTGGATGTTGAGGCGGTCACTCAAGAAATACTCCTTTGAGTCTATCCGGGAGGAGAGCAGTTACAGTGACATCCCTGATGTGAAAAATGACTTTGCTTTTATGCTCCATCTGATTGATCAGTATGACCCCCTTTATTCCAAGCGTTTTGCTGTCTTTCTGTCGGAGGTGAGTGAGAACAAATTGCGGCAGCTGAACCTCAACAATGAGTGGACTTTGGAGAAACTACGCCAGAGGATCACCAAAAACTCTCAGGATAAGCTGGAATTGCACCTTTTCATGTTGAGTGGCATTCCTGACACAGTCTTTGACCTCATTGAGTTGGAGGTCTTGAAGCTGGAGCTTATCCCTGATGTCACTATTCCCCCCAGCATTGCTCAGCTCACCAGCCTTAAGGAACTGTGGCTTTACCACACAGCTGCCAAAATTGAGGCCCCAGCCCTTGCCTTCTTGAGGGAGAATTTGAAATCTCTCCACATCAAGTTCACAGACATTAAGGAGATTCCTCTTTGGATTTATAGCCTGAAGACACTAGAGGAGCTTCACCTGACAGGGAATCTGAGTGCTGAAAACAACCGGTACATTGTGATAGATGGACTGAGGGAGCTGAAGAGGCTGAAGGTGTTGAGGATGAAGAGTAACCTCACCAAACTGCCACAGGTGGTGACAGATGTTGGTGTGCATCTTCAGAAGCTTTCCATCAATAATGAGGGCACCAAGCTCATTGTCCTCAACAGCCTTAAGAAGATGGTCAACCTGACAGAGCTTGAGCTGATCCGGTGTGACTTGGAACGCATTCCTCACTCCATCTTTAGCCTCCACAATCTGCAGGAAATAGACCTGAAGGACAACAACCTAAAGACCATTGAGGAAATCATCAGCTTCCAGCACTTACATCGTCTCACTTGCCTTAAATTGTGGTACAACCACATTGCCTACATCCCCATGCAGATAGGCAACCTGACCAACTTAGAACGCCTTTACCTGAACCGTAACAAGATAGAAAAGATCCCTACCCAGCTCTTCTATTGCCGAAAACTTCGGTACTTGGATCTCAGCCACAACAACTTAACATTCATACCACCAGATGTTGGACTTCTTCAAAACCTGCAGAATCTGGCTGTGACAGCCAACAGG GACCAAGCAGAATTGTCCTGGAGCAGTGCTAGTTTTCACTGTCATACATCAAGGCCTTTTCTACTGTTGGCAAGATCTGTTCCTGGGTGA